GCACGGCCCATCCGGTGGCATCGTCCACGTGGACGATCCGCCGTGCGCTGTGCCCGCCTTCGCGGGTCAGGTGGAGCGCGCCGGCGTCCATGTTGAAGGGGACGCCCAGCGCGATCAGGCGCGCGATCGCCTGCGGCGCGTTCTCGATGACGAACTCCACCGTCTCGCGCCGGTTGAGGCCCGCGCCCGCGATCATCGTGTCGCGGATGTGGTCTTCGAAGGTATCGCCCGCGCCCAGTACTGCAGCGATGCCGCCTTGCGCCCAGGCCGTGCTGCCGCCGGTCAGCGAACCCTTCGCCAGCACCAGCACCCTGTGCGTTTCGGCAAGGGCGAGGGCAGCGGTGAGGCCCGCCGCGCCCGAACCCACCACGATCACATCGAATTGCGCCTCGCTCATGATCCGCCCGCTTCAACATGCCCGGGCGGCCGGCGCAACCCGTGACCTATTCTTTCCGCACACGGCACGAATCCCACGCTTCGACGATGCGATGTTTACGCGGATGCAGCCTGGGCTAACGTTCGGGCGGCAGGGGATGAGGACGGGAAGGGTCGCGAAACATGAAATTCGCACACATTGCGTGCGCGTTCGGCCGGCATAGCGTTGACCGGAGCGCGGTGCGCCGCGTGCACGGCGGGCAGGTGAGCCGGTGCAAGCACTGCACGACACCACTGGAAGAAAGCATGCCGCATCACTGGACGGCGATGTATGTCCGGGATGCGGGGTTGAGTGGGCGCAGGCTCTGACGCGCCGGCCTGACGAGCGGGGCTCTAGCCTGCCCCGCTCGTCAGGCTGACGAACACGTCTTCCAGGTCGGCTTCGCGCGTGGTCACGTCCTCGACCACGAAGCCTTGCTCGGCCACGATGCCCAGCACCTGGCCGGCGGTGATCGTGTCCTTGTCGTACGTGATGGCGACCATGCGATCGCCCTTCTTCTCCGACTTCTTGAACAGGGCGTGCGCCGGCGGCGCGGCCATGTCGCGGTCCACCGTCACCTCGACCACCTTTTCGCCCATCATCCCGACCAGTTCGCGAGTCGGCTTGTCGGTGATCAGCTCGCCATGGTTGATGATGGCGATGCGGTCGCAAAGCTGCTCCGCCTCTTCCAGATAGTGCGTTGTCAGCACCACCGTCACGCCTTCGCGGTTGAGGCGGGTGACAAGTTCCCAGAGCTGGCGGCGCAGTTCCACGTCGACGCCGGCCGTCGGCTCGTCCAGCACCAGGATGGGCGGGGAATGGACCATCGCCTTGGCCACCAGCAGCCGCCGCTTCATTCCACCCGACAGGGTGCGGGCATAGGCATCGCGCTTGTCCGCGAGGCGCACGGCTTCGAGCAGGTCGGCCGAACGGCGCTCGCCCCTCGGCACGCCGTAGAATCCGGCCTGGTTCTCCAGCACCTCGAACGGGGTGAAGAACGGGTCGAAGACGATTTCCTGCGGCACGATCCCGATCGATCGCTTCGCGTTGCGGGGATGGGCGTCAATGTCGAAGCCCCAGATCTCCGCGCTGCCGCTGGTCTTCATCACCAGGCCCGCGAGGATGTTGATGAGGGTGGACTTGCCCGCGCCGTTGGGCCCCAGCAGACCGAAGATCTGCCCCTGCGGCACATCGAAGCTGACGCCTTTCAGCGCAAGCTTGCCCTCTTCCCCTCCGACCCCGGCGTAGCGCTTGGCAAGATCACGGATGCGGATGGCGGGTTCGCTGGGCACGGACGGCCACCTAGGGCGGTTGAAAGGCTGCCGCAATCCCGGTAACGGCATGGGCATGAGCATCCCGCCGCCCGAAGTCACCCTGGTCAGCCAGACCCGCGTCGCCTGCGACGGTGCCGGCGCGATCCGCGGCGGTCCGGGCTATGTGCCGAGTGCGCTGGGCCATCCGCGCGTATGGCTTGAGATCGACGAGCACGGCTATGTCGATTGCGGTTATTGCGACCGGCGTTTCGTTCTGCAGGGCGGGCCGGCCGACGGCGCGAACCAGGCGGGGCTGGCAGATATCGCGGCAGGCGCGACCCCTTAGCTGCACCAAGCGGGCCTCCGGGCCGCGATACCGGGGCTGGCACTGGCGCGCACCAGCGCCCATATCCACCGAGATGACCCCAGATCCCCACGCGCTGCTCTACGACCCGGGCAAGCTCTCCCCCGAAGACGCCCTGGCGATCACCGCCGAAACTCTCCGCACGTGCGACGATGGCGAACTCTATCTCCAGTTCTCGGCGAGCGAGGCGTTTGTCTTCGACGATGGGCGGCTGAAGACCGCCAGCTATTCCCGCGATTCGGGCTTCGGCCTTCGCGGCGTATCGGGGGAGATGACCGGGTTCGCCCATGCCAGCGAGATTTCCGCGGGGGCGATCCGCCGGGCGGGGGAAACGCTGACGCTGCTGGATCCCGCGAAGGGCGCTCGGGCCGCCCCGCCGCCGCGCAGCAACCGCCATCTCTACAGCCACGCCAGCCCGCTGGAAGCGAT
This sequence is a window from Tsuneonella aeria. Protein-coding genes within it:
- a CDS encoding zinc-finger domain-containing protein; translated protein: MSIPPPEVTLVSQTRVACDGAGAIRGGPGYVPSALGHPRVWLEIDEHGYVDCGYCDRRFVLQGGPADGANQAGLADIAAGATP
- a CDS encoding ABC transporter ATP-binding protein, whose amino-acid sequence is MPSEPAIRIRDLAKRYAGVGGEEGKLALKGVSFDVPQGQIFGLLGPNGAGKSTLINILAGLVMKTSGSAEIWGFDIDAHPRNAKRSIGIVPQEIVFDPFFTPFEVLENQAGFYGVPRGERRSADLLEAVRLADKRDAYARTLSGGMKRRLLVAKAMVHSPPILVLDEPTAGVDVELRRQLWELVTRLNREGVTVVLTTHYLEEAEQLCDRIAIINHGELITDKPTRELVGMMGEKVVEVTVDRDMAAPPAHALFKKSEKKGDRMVAITYDKDTITAGQVLGIVAEQGFVVEDVTTREADLEDVFVSLTSGAG